AGGACGGGGAGGTGTACTTCGACGGCATCGTTCAGGACGTGACTGACCGCACGGAGCGCGAACGCGATCTCGCGGAATCGGAGCGACGCTACCGCACGCTCGCGGAGTCCTACCCGAACGGGATCGTCACGCTGTTCGATCACGACCTCGAGTACACGCTGGCCGCCGGCCAGGGATTCGCGGACCTCCCCGCCGATCCGGCCGACATCGAGGGCAGATATTTCCGAGACATCGTGCCCGACGAAACCGCCGACATGCTCGAGCCTGCTTTCCGGGCGGCGCTCGAGGGAGCGGAGCGGTCGGTCGAACTCGAGTTCGACGATCGAGTGTGGCTCGTTCGGACGGTTCCGATCACGGACGAGCGCGGCGACGTCTCGGCCGGGATGACCGTGGCCCGCGAGATCACGGCGCGCAAGGAGCGAGAACGAGAGTTGGCCAAGTACGAAACGATCGTCGAGACGATCAATGACGGCATTTACGTCAAAGACAATGACGGTCGGTTTACGATGGTCAACGACGCGTACGCGGACCTGACCGGCTACTCCCGCGAGGAACTCGTCGGCGAACACGCCTCGCTCGTCGTCGACGAAGCGACGGTCGAACGGTCCGCGGCCCAGCGGGCAGTGATGGACGGTGAGACGACGAACCCGACTCTGGAGGCGATGATCCAGCGAGCAGACGGGGGGGCAGGTTCCCACGGAGGGAACGTTCGCAACGCTTCGGACCGAAGACGGGGACACGAAACAGATCGGCGTCGTCCGCGATATCACCGATCGGAAGGAACAGCGACGCAGGCTCGAGGAATCGGAACAGCGCTACCGGACGCTGATCGACCACTTCCCGGACGGTGCGGTCGGCCTGTACGACGAGGACCTCGAGTACATCGTCGCTGGCGGCGAGGCGTTCGACGACCTCGACATTCGGGAGGAAGAGGAGGTGGTCGGCTCCACCCTCGGCGACCGGTATCCGGCCGATCTCGTCGCGGAGATCGAGCCACACTTTCAGGCGGCGTTCGAGGGCGAGTCGAACACGTTCGAGTATCGAGCCTTCGGTCGCGACGTGTGGGCCCACACCCTCCCCGTCCGAAACGACGACGGCGAGATCTTTGCGGGCATGATCATGGTCCAAGACATCACCGATCGCAAACGGATCGAACGGGACCTCCGCGAGAGCGAAGCCCGGTTCCGGATGCTCGCCGACAACCTCGAGGACATCGTCTGGATCACGACGCCCGAGCCGCGAGAAATCCTCTACGTCAATCCTGCCTACGAGGAGATCTGGGGGCGCAATCGAGACGACCTGTACGACGAACCACTCGCGTTCATCGAGGGCATCCATCCGGACGACCGCGAGCGCGTTATGACGGCCTATGGGGACCTATCCGACGGCGGGTTCGACGAGGAGTTCCGTATCATCACGCCCGACGAGGAGGTGCGCTGGATACACGCTCGCGCAACGCTGGTTCACGACGACGATCGCGACGTCAGCCGAATCGTCGGCATCGCCGAGGACATCACCGAGCGCACGGAGCGCGAACGCGCCCTCGAGCAATCCGAGCGGCGGTACCGGACCCTCGCGGAGAGTTTCCCGAACGGTGCGGTCGGCGTCTACGACGAGGACCTCCGGTACACGCTGACCCGAGGCGCGGTCCTCGGCGATCGGCTCCCCAGCGCGAACCGCCTCGAAGGGAGCCGGATGCCGGCCGTCTTCCCTGAGGAAACGGTCGACGACCTCGAGCCGCTGTTTCGGGCCGCCGTCGAGGACGGCGAGACCGGCAGCACCACGACCGATTTCGACGGCCGAAGCTGGCGCGTGTGGGCCGCACCGCTTCGGACTTCCGCGGGCGAGCCCGCCGCTGGCCTGAGTCTGACTCAGGACGTCACCGAGCAGGTCGAACGCGAACGGCGACTCGAGGAACTCGTCGCGAAGTTAGAGGAATCAAACGAACGGTTAGAGCAGTTCGCCTACGCCGCCTCCCACGACCTCCAGGAACCGCTGCGGATGGTCTCGAGCTACCTCCAGTTGATCGAACGGCGGTACGGAGACGCCCTCAATGCGGACGGGGAAGAGTTCATCGCCTACGCC
This genomic stretch from Natrinema sp. SYSU A 869 harbors:
- a CDS encoding ATP-binding protein, with translation MYDEDLEYIVAGGEAFDDLDIREEEEVVGSTLGDRYPADLVAEIEPHFQAAFEGESNTFEYRAFGRDVWAHTLPVRNDDGEIFAGMIMVQDITDRKRIERDLRESEARFRMLADNLEDIVWITTPEPREILYVNPAYEEIWGRNRDDLYDEPLAFIEGIHPDDRERVMTAYGDLSDGGFDEEFRIITPDEEVRWIHARATLVHDDDRDVSRIVGIAEDITERTERERALEQSERRYRTLAESFPNGAVGVYDEDLRYTLTRGAVLGDRLPSANRLEGSRMPAVFPEETVDDLEPLFRAAVEDGETGSTTTDFDGRSWRVWAAPLRTSAGEPAAGLSLTQDVTEQVERERRLEELVAKLEESNERLEQFAYAASHDLQEPLRMVSSYLQLIERRYGDALNADGEEFIAYAVDGAERMRDMIDALLEYSRIETRGDPLEPVALEVVFEDVLEDLWLQIEETDATVTADELPRVEGDADQLRQVFQNLLSNAITYSGNDPPTVHISADRDGDEWVVSIRDEGIGIAPEEQDRIFEVFQRLHSREEYAGTGIGLALCQRIVERHGGDLWVDSAVGEGATFSFTVPAVSENESAPSLGSDD